The segment AGTGTCCCTGTAGATTCTCGCAAACAGCCATTGGAGGTCATCGGTTCAAATGAGTACCATCAGCGAGTTCGTCCACCATCATTACCGGCACTTCAATTCGGCGGCGCTGATCGATGCCGCAGACGCCTACGTCAAGCACCTGGACCAGGGCGGAGTCATGTTCATGACCCTGGCCGGCGCCATGAGTACGGCCGAACTGGGTTTGTCGTTGGCGGACATGATCCGCCAGGACAAGGTGCATGCCATATGCTGCACCGGCGCAAACCTTGAGGAGGACATTTTCAACCTCGTTGCGCACGATCACTACGTCCGGGTGCCACACTACCGGGAACTGACGGCCGCCGACGAGGAAGTCCTGCTCAGCAAGCACCTCAACCGCGTGACGGACACCTGCATCCCCGAAGAAGAGGCCATTCGCCGGATCGAACGCGTGATTCTTGACGCGTGGACCCAGGCCGACTCCGCCGGCGAATGTTACTTTCCCCACGAGTTCCTGTACCAGGTGCTGCGCTCCGGCGCACTCGAAGAGCACTACCAGATCGACCCGAAAGACAGCTGGATGGTGGCGGCCTGCGAGAAGAACCTGCCCATCATCGTCCCGGGCTGGGAGGATTCAACCCTGGGTAATATTTTCGCCTCGCACGTGATCACCGGGGAGATAAAGAACGTGCATACGGTGCGCAGCGGCATCGAATACATGATCATGCTGGCCGAATGGTACGAGCGAACCGCAGCCTCGGCCTCTATCGGCTTCTTTCAGATCGGCGGCGGCATCGCCGGCGATTTCCCGATTTGCGTGGTGCCGATGCTGCAACAGGACCTGCAGAAGGACGAAACGCCGCGCTGGGGTTATTTCTGCCAGATCAGCGACTCGACCACCAGTTACGGCTCCTACTCCGGCGCGGTTCCCAACGAGAAAATCACCTGGGGCAAGCTGTCGGCCGACACGCCCAAGTTCATCATCGAGTCGGACGCGACCATCGTCGCACCGCTGATCTTCGCTTGCGTACTGGGCCGTTGAAGAGTATCGCGACATGACCGGGGAGCCGAAGCTGGAGACTGCCCAACCGGATTGGCGGCCCGAGGATGCTGCCGAACTCTACCGGGTCAATGACTGGAGCGATGGCTTTTTCACCGTCAACCCGCAAGGCCACGTCGCGGTCCGGCCGTTCGGTAACGACAGCCTGAGCATCGACCTGCTCGACGTGATTGCCGAAGCGCAGCGGAGGGGCGTCCGCTTCCCCTTGCTGTTGCGGTTCCAGGACGTGTTGCGCGCCCGGGTTCAGCGCCTCAACCAGGCCTTCGCCCTGGCCATCAGCGAAACCGGTTACCAGGGCGCATACCGCGGCGTCTATCCGATCAAGGTCAACCAGCTGCACGAAGTGGTCGAGGAAGTGATCGACGCCGGGAAGCCGTTCGGCCTGGGGCTGGAGTGCGGGTCCAAGGCGGAACTGGTGGCCACCCTCGCCCACCTGGAGTCGGACGAAACCCTGCTGATCTGCAACGGGGTCAAGGATCGGACCATGCTGTCACTGATCCTGTCGGCACAGGAACTGGGCAAGAACGTCATGCCGGTAATGGAGAAGTTCGCCGAGTTCGAACAACTGATTGCCCTGGCGGACGAGACCGGCATGCCGACGCAGTTCGGCGTGCGCGTCCGTTTGCGCACCGGAGGGGCGGGCAAATGGGCCGATTCCGGCGGCTATCGTTCCAAGTTCGGTATCACCCTGCCCGAACTCATGGAGATGATCGATCGGCTCAACCGTGGCCGCATCCAACACCGTTTCAGCCTGCTCCACTTTCACCTTGGAAGCCAGATATCCAACATTCAGCAGTTGCGCCAGGCTGCCAAGGAATTCGCCCAGATCTACGCCGAACTGGTCGGCCTGGGCATGCCCATCCGTTACCTGGACGTGGGTGGCGGGCTCGGCGTGAACTACACCGGCGACATGCAGGAAGGCAGCATCAACTACAGCCTGGGTGAATACGCCAATGCCGTGGTTGCCGCGATCCAGTCTGTCTGCGATGAACGCGGTGTGGCGCATCCGACCCTGGTGTCGGAAAGCGGCCGGGCCATGACCGCGCACCACTCGGTCCTGGTGGCCGAAACCGTCGGCGCCTATCGTAAGGACCAGGCCGACAAGGACCCGCAGATACCCGCCGACGCCCATCGCCTGGTTCACGACCTGCGCGAAAAGCTGATTGGGCTGCGGCAGCTGGCGCCGGGCGACGCCAAGGCTACCCAGATACTCGAATCCTGGCACGACGTGGAAGAAATTCACCAGGAAGCGTCCGCCCTGTTCAGCATGGGCTTCCTGTCCCTGGCGCAGAACGCGCTGATCGAGCGCATGTACTGGAGCGCCTGCTCGGCCGTGCTTCAGCACTTACGCCACGCCGACACGGGCCCCCACCAGCAGGTGCTGCAGGAACTGGAAGACAAGCTGGTCGATCAGTACCTGGTCGACTTCTCGGTGTTCCAGTCCATGCTCGATCATTGGGCTATCCAGCAACCTTTTCCGATCGTTCCGCTGGACCGCCTGGATGAACGTCCGACCCGCCGCGGGCTGTTGGTCGACCTGACCTGTGATTCCGACGGCAAGGTGGCCCAGTACGTCTCGTCACGGGATGACAAGAATTTCCTGGAGCTGCACGAACTGCAGCCGGGCGAACCGTACTACCTGGGCTTTTTCCTGATGGGCGCCTATCAGGACATCATGGGCGACGTCCACAACCTGTTTGGCCGCACCGCCGAGGCGCACATATACGCGGACGCCGAGGAAGAAGGTAATTTCTGGATCGAGAAAGTACTGCCGGGCGCCCGCGTAGAAGACATGCTGGCCCAGGTTCAGTATTTCCCCAATGACCTGCGCAGGCGCGTCGAATCCATGATAAAGACCAAGATTGAAGAAGGCGCACTCAGGCCCAAGCGGGCGATGGCCATTCTCGACCAGTACATGGCCATGTTCCAGGACGAAACCTATCTCGCCAATCCGCGGGACAACGACTGGAGGAGACCGCACAATGAGCCAGACCCTTGATTCTCGCACTGGTAACTATGTGGCGCTGATAACTTACTAACTTAGCAAAGACCTTAGTCCTGTTTTTCCTCCACAAAGCTTTGCTTCCACCTGGTAACTATGTGCTATGTACAAAGAATAGAAGAGAACAATAATTCGTTAAGTTGTTAAGTTATCAGTGTCCCTGTAGGGAATTCCTCTTTTTTCCTGTAAGCCCCTTTGGCAATGTCACATTTTAGTCCTATAATGCTGACGCGTCCTCATCGGGGATGCTGCCCTAACCGGGTTAGACCGTGTCATTCAAGTGGAACCGACAGTTAGTGAAAGTCAGCAAATTCAGACGTCCTTTTTACCTGAGCCTGTTGGTCTTCCTGTTCGTGTTTCAGTCGGTTCCCGGTCTGGCCTTCGATCATAGAGCGGATCCTGCATCAATCGCGGACTCTACTGATGTTGGGGCTCAGCAGAGTGCGATTGAGCACTTGCTGCATGGCCTCACTTTCCAGGACAAGGTTTCCGTCAATGAATCCGACTGCAGTGATAGCTGTGGGGATGACTTTGAACTTGAATGTCTTAGCCTGCCGCTCGTACGTCATGCCAAAACAGGCCAGGTCTCCCTTAATGATCCGGCAGAGACACCCTGGAATCGAGCCAGGAATTTCCACCCTACCCGTGCGCCACCATTGAACTAGGGAAACGCTGAACCTCTCTCCGGTTTACGCCGGCATGATGTGGTTCGTCAGGCTGTCTCCGGTTCGCGGAATTCGTCATTATTTTGTCTTTCCGTCCAGGCCGGTCGGCGTTGCCGCTCGGCAGCTTCCCGCAGTCTGCTTTTGTTTTCAGCAAGAAATTCAATGACTTTTATTGATTGCCTCGGGCAATCAAAAACCGCGTGGAGTAACCAATGCAAAGTATTTCCCAAACACAACTCGGAAACTCGGTATTCAATGACCTTAAATCCGGCTTTCTTGTCTTTTTAATTGCACTGCCCCTCTGTCTTGGAATTGCCAGCGCCAGCGGCTTTCCTCCCATCGCAGGCCTCACCACGGCCATTATCGGGGGTCTCGTGGTGTCATGGCTCGGCGGCGCCTCGCTCTCCATCAAGGGGCCGGCTGCCGGTCTGATAGTGATTGCCCTCGGCGCTGTCACTGAACTCGGTGGAGGCGACATGTTGCTTGGATATCAGCGAACCCTGGCAGTGGGCGTGGTAGCCAGTGTCTGTCAGTTTCTCTTTGCTCGGTTCAGAATGGCCAACCTGGGAATAGCAATGTCGAAGTCTGTCGTGCATGGCATGCTTGCCGCTATCGGGCTGATTATTATCGCCAAGCAGATTCATTCATGTCGGGCTGGGTGTGACACCCCATGGTGGCGAGACCCTCGAGCTGCTCGAGGAAATTCCCCACTCACTGATGACCGCCAATATTCCGGTAGCCATTATATGCGCGGTCTCCCTGGCCATTCTGTTCCTTTGGCCCAAGGTGCCGGTCACGGCGTTGAAGAAGAGTCCGCCACAACTGATTGTACTGCTGGTGACCATCCCCCTTGCCATGTTCCTGGGCATCACGGATTCCCATTACTTTGTCAGCCTGCCTGATAACCTGATGGACGGTTTCGCCCTGCCGGACTTCTCGGTAGTGCTGTCACCGGTATCCATCAAATACATCGTGATGTTTGCGCTGGTAGGGAGCATCGAATCCACCCTGAGCGTGGTTGCGATCGACAGCATCGTCAGAGACAAACCGCGATCGAATCTCAATCGGGATCTGCTTGGTGTTTCGGTGGGCAACTTTCTGTCGGCCATGCTGGGTGGCCTGCCTATGATTTCGGAAATTGTCCGCAGCAAAGCCAACATAGATGCAGAGGCTCGCAGTCACAGGTCTAATTTCTTTCACGGACTCTTTCTGTTGCTGTTTGTATTGGCGGTACCGGGTCTGTTAAAGATGATTCCAATGGCTGCCCTGGCCGCCATGTTGATCCTGACCGGC is part of the Gammaproteobacteria bacterium genome and harbors:
- the speA gene encoding biosynthetic arginine decarboxylase, whose translation is MTGEPKLETAQPDWRPEDAAELYRVNDWSDGFFTVNPQGHVAVRPFGNDSLSIDLLDVIAEAQRRGVRFPLLLRFQDVLRARVQRLNQAFALAISETGYQGAYRGVYPIKVNQLHEVVEEVIDAGKPFGLGLECGSKAELVATLAHLESDETLLICNGVKDRTMLSLILSAQELGKNVMPVMEKFAEFEQLIALADETGMPTQFGVRVRLRTGGAGKWADSGGYRSKFGITLPELMEMIDRLNRGRIQHRFSLLHFHLGSQISNIQQLRQAAKEFAQIYAELVGLGMPIRYLDVGGGLGVNYTGDMQEGSINYSLGEYANAVVAAIQSVCDERGVAHPTLVSESGRAMTAHHSVLVAETVGAYRKDQADKDPQIPADAHRLVHDLREKLIGLRQLAPGDAKATQILESWHDVEEIHQEASALFSMGFLSLAQNALIERMYWSACSAVLQHLRHADTGPHQQVLQELEDKLVDQYLVDFSVFQSMLDHWAIQQPFPIVPLDRLDERPTRRGLLVDLTCDSDGKVAQYVSSRDDKNFLELHELQPGEPYYLGFFLMGAYQDIMGDVHNLFGRTAEAHIYADAEEEGNFWIEKVLPGARVEDMLAQVQYFPNDLRRRVESMIKTKIEEGALRPKRAMAILDQYMAMFQDETYLANPRDNDWRRPHNEPDP
- a CDS encoding deoxyhypusine synthase family protein, translating into MSTISEFVHHHYRHFNSAALIDAADAYVKHLDQGGVMFMTLAGAMSTAELGLSLADMIRQDKVHAICCTGANLEEDIFNLVAHDHYVRVPHYRELTAADEEVLLSKHLNRVTDTCIPEEEAIRRIERVILDAWTQADSAGECYFPHEFLYQVLRSGALEEHYQIDPKDSWMVAACEKNLPIIVPGWEDSTLGNIFASHVITGEIKNVHTVRSGIEYMIMLAEWYERTAASASIGFFQIGGGIAGDFPICVVPMLQQDLQKDETPRWGYFCQISDSTTSYGSYSGAVPNEKITWGKLSADTPKFIIESDATIVAPLIFACVLGR
- a CDS encoding SulP family inorganic anion transporter; the encoded protein is MTPHGGETLELLEEIPHSLMTANIPVAIICAVSLAILFLWPKVPVTALKKSPPQLIVLLVTIPLAMFLGITDSHYFVSLPDNLMDGFALPDFSVVLSPVSIKYIVMFALVGSIESTLSVVAIDSIVRDKPRSNLNRDLLGVSVGNFLSAMLGGLPMISEIVRSKANIDAEARSHRSNFFHGLFLLLFVLAVPGLLKMIPMAALAAMLILTGSRLASIKEFIHARDIGMDQFFLFLTTFLVTIFTDLLIGVAAGLVLKVVFHLIRGSTFKSLFGVKIKKQESGDLVILRVEGDAAFPSLLKINNIINQLTPEQLPNLRIDLTEAKLIDHTFLSGLGMLINNHVNPKSAIFGIDTFRGISQHPEATHLTTRAH